A single Macaca mulatta isolate MMU2019108-1 chromosome 15, T2T-MMU8v2.0, whole genome shotgun sequence DNA region contains:
- the CCL19 gene encoding C-C motif chemokine 19 precursor, producing the protein MALLLALSLLVLWTSPAPTLSGTNDAEDCCLSVTQKPIPGYIVRNFRYLLIKDGCRVPAVVFTTLRGRQLCAPPDQSWVERIIQRLQRTSTKMKRRSS; encoded by the exons ATGGCCCTGCTACTGGCCCTCAGCCTGCTGGTTCTCTGGACCTCCCCAG CCCCAACTCTGAGTGGCACCAATGATGCTGAAGACTGCTGCCTGTCTGTGACCCAGAAACCCATCCCCGGGTACATCGTGAGGAATTTCCGCTACCTTCTCATCAAGGATGGCTGCAGGGTGCCTGCTGTGGT GTTCACCACACTGAGGGGCCGCCAGCTCTGTGCACCCCCAGACCAGTCCTGGGTAGAACGCATCATCCAGAGACTGCAGAGGACCTCAACCAAG ATGAAGCGCCGCAGCAGTTAA